The genomic stretch CCAAGAAACACAGTTCCTTGCTTTCTAAGGGCTATGCTGTAATCCTTAATGCTTCTGCTAGTTTTTTTCTTAACTTCCTAAGACCCctaccccccccaaaaaaaaagaaaaattgaccTTACAGCAGCATGCATTACTGCCTGTTTACAACCTCAGCCGGACTCAAGATTTAGGTGGAAAATCAgctttgagggggagggaggaacctgCTGGTGTTTGAGTGCGTTAGCGTGTTACTGTGGGAAAAAGAGACCGAAGACCTCAAAACAGATTAAAATCCTAGGGCTTGATTTGGGTTCGAGAAAATTCATCTGCAGGAATGATTTTAGGGGCATTGAGATATGTTGACTTGTGTAAATGAAGctaaggtggtttttttttttttttaaattaaatactttCTTGTGGGGTTAATCATTCACTGTGCAAAATTAGAACAAACTGCATGCAGCCCTACTGTTGCTGAGCCAGTAGCAGGGTTTCTCTATAGGAGGCATTAAATGTTTGCTACAGTTCTGGAGACTTTTAATCACTGGTTTGACAGAGAGGTGGGTGTAGTGTGAGAAGCAGTAGATtagctctcctcccccacctcaccctATTCTGAATCCAGACTTTCAATGCAAGGCTTGTGTTCTTATTGCATTGACCCCTCACAAAGGGTTGCGCTACTGATTGGTCAGGGCAGCTTCTGTATTAAGAGATCAGAGCTGGCTTTCTCCCCAGCTTCAGAGGATGGATTTGGTGTCAAGGTCAAGGAAAGGCAGCCGATGCAGACTGTGTGGTGCCACCCACACATCTGTTCACTATGATGAAAGTGTTACTGGCCTCAGGTGGAGGTGCCTTTTCCTGGAAGAGTCCACAAATCTCAACCCGACCCACCAGGCCTAAGGTAATTCCTTCTGCAGAACAGTCCTTACCCAGACCATTATCAGAGTTCCCCTCATTCCACTGCAAATAACTCCATTCAGGTATAGGATTTTGAAGTTGACTTGTTTGGAATTCCCAGTTTAGGAAACTTTATAGCTTAGTTTAAAATAGAGTGCAATACCAGGAGGTTCAAGTAAAtgcatccccaccctccctcttATGTTATGGCAACAAAATAAATCAGATGAAGACAGGTAACTTACAGTGGACAAGTACAGTACAACAAATGCCCTTGAGTAGTACTAGAATGTATACATAAGAAATACCAAATCAtactttgcttttaaaaatgttgagtCTCATTACAGGCTTAATTTCTCTTTCATGGAGAAAGAGTTAATGCTAGGACCAGCCAAAGTTTAATCAGTAACACAGCAGTGATTTAGTTCAATTCTCAATAGTCATATGGAGAAGCTGCTGCAACTGATTAGAAAACCCATTTCACTGAGCTATTGCATGGAAGCATGTAAATTCCAGTGTGGAAAGGCAACAGTCACTTCATTATTCCAAATCACATGTTAACGCATCACCAACTTTTGCATTCAAAGCCTTTTGCAGAAATTAAGTGGTTGGGAGACTAATAGCTAGCCACAGCCCTTAATTCTGTGTAATTATTCTAAAAGCAAGTTACCAGATCTTGGGCAGCACTACTGGAGAACTGAAAGTGAGTCatcaacgggggggggggaatcaaacaCCAAGGGAATTTCTTAGGACTAACTACTTTTGTGTATATTTCCAAACTGTTCCTCAATAGCATCGGCTCTGTAATAATCCATAACTCTGGCAATTTCTTATACACTGTTTATAAGATGATTGGCTAGAAGTTTGGAAcatacattaaaataagttttagtCAAATtacaagaaattaaaaatagTAACTTATAGTAATTTTATGTTCTACACATATTTGAACTGTTACTTTGTAAAATTATAACACCTGGCTGGCCCCAGCAAACTGTTGGCCCCCAAGAATAAAGCAGGAAATCATTTCAATAAACACActtgatttattttgtataaaaaGGGTTAAGTTTACAACTAAACTTTTATAAAAAGTTTAGCATGATTAAGTACATCATTACACTTTTTGCAGAAATGTACATTTCTGCCACTATACAAGAAAACTCTGATTAAAGAGTTCACAAGGTTTcactctcatatatatatatatatatatatttatatataaatatatacacagtatTCAATCCTAGGCTTGCATCAAAAGGTCATTTCTGACCATGGACTTCCCTAAGAAACTGAACACTGGATCCTCCTGATACTCACGCTCCACCTTTGGAATAAAAGGCAAAGTCTGCTTTAAAATGGGCAATTCCTTGTGAGTTTTTATGTTTCACTCCCCATGCTGGGAATAGTATATAAAGGACACCTTCCAACTAGGGAAAGGGCATTTAAAGTCTCTTCATAAATAGTTAAGATCAGTCcaagttggggagggggggagagatcTCAGTTCTTTTCTTCTTTATTAGTTTTAAAAGGTCCATTTAATTAGATGTAGATTCCCCCTCCAGATACAGCTGAAAAATAAGTTCAGcacctcaaaaaaacaaaaaaaaaatcctgtagaCATTttcttgtgggggaaaaaaaagtcagcaaACACCTGCAAAAGATTGAAAAGAGGAGTATTTAGGAGAATGCTAACAGGGCAGAGATCCGGACAGACTGGCGCCAGAGAGGAAGCCACAGTTTGAACATTTAACCAAACACTCAAAGATTGGGCAAACCCTGGCGTCCAgatgcaaaacacacacacacatgcaccccccTCAAAAGcacaaattaaacattaaaataacatACGTTCAGCAGGAGGGGCAGAAAGAGGATTCTCAGTCCAAACTCTATTTGGATCTCTGTAACTGCACTGCTCAGAGGCGCCAGTCTGCCTCTTACAGCAATTATTTGATTAGAAGCAGACACTTATTTAACTGACAGTGCAGACAATCCCACATCACAAAATTTAACGGATTATGCTaaaatcctcaactaaatcagtCACTTCATCTGAAGGTTAGAGTTTTAGGAACAGATAATCACAGAATTTACATTTTGTGGTGATATATTTAAGTACAAAGGGATAGTATCAGGGTAAACAGTCTATACTACTTATTTGCAAGGCGAAAATGCACTTTCATTTGGGCTACCCCCAAATGAATTACTAGTGTAATTGTTATGGCTTGATTACTGGTTATAAAGGTATCCTCCGATAAACCTGTTActtttattataaattaaaaagtgTCTTAAATCCAAGCCCATACACACATTTTCCTCcccaaaataaattgtattttgcattatatttattctttgaaaacaaagagCCACAAACACTCACCATTGAATTTAGCCACAAAGTGCTTTGCTGTCATTTGACATTAATTCTGAAGGGAATTCAGATGTctgtaaagaagaaaaataaaaacagcgCAGTGTTAAATATCTTAACAGCAcgacaaaaaatacaaaatactctGGATCATGAAGCTCATTCTAATTGTGACATGTCATATGGATTCACAATGACAACCAACATTACTAGGGCTGCCTAGCAATTGGGGTATTTTCATCTATTTCAATCTAAAATGATTAGTATTAGCTACAAAAAAACATGTAACAGTTTCTCATGCCAGTCACCCCCATCATAAAAGATACATCACGCTAGTACTGACTTCCTAACTGCAATGTCCATTATCACTATAAAGGTCCAATCTCAGACTCTGCACATAGGCCAGGAAGACAGCcaacaaggagggagaaaagccAGCCAAGGCTAatgagacaaggtaggtgaggtaatatcttttattggaccaacttctgttgctcagagatacaagctttcaagcttacacagagttcttcttcaggccaacacagctacaacaacactgcatacaaccaGGGCTAAGACATTTACCTGTAATGACAAGATGCTGATGTCTGTGTTTAAGGTGGTCAGAGGAGTTCTGGAGGAAGGATTTGGTCCTGGTCTCTGGTGATGGAGGCTGACAATACTGGGGTGTGAGTCTAAAGCAATCTGCAGGTCCAGGATGTAGTCAATAACGTGCTGCAGAATTTCCATCTTGCTCACTTTTTTGTTCTGAGGGATGCTGGGCACTAGCTCTTTCAGTTTGGAATAGCAGTCGTTCATGTTGTATAGCAAACTCATAGGATCATCCACGGGGGTTTTGCTCCGGGATATTCCCAGGGTGTGTTCAGAGAGGCTGTTTTTCCTGACGGATCTGACAGGACTGAAAGCTTTCATGCTGGGAGAGAGCCCGACTTCCAGGGTACAGAAAACACACACTAAGGGATCTCTCTGCCTGCTTGACTACctcccttccttttctttctctaagCAGCTGCCTGAGCTCAGAATGAAGCAGCAAGCTGCCTCTACTTGCTTTTATACTGCAGGCTCAGGAGCTGCCAAATCCAGCCAGTGCTTGCTGCCATTGGAGGCACCCAATGTGTCCATCAGGCAGGGAAACATTCTCACTGGTACAAAAAAACCTAAAAGAAGGTTCAGGTCTTCCGCATTCTGAGCCAATCGTGAGGAATGGGGTGTGGCTATTCTAGGCACAGCTGAGGATAGTAAATACTGTACAGTAACTGCTGAGCTCTCCTGACTCATTTTACAAAGGCACTGAGAAAGGAATGAAATGGGCATTTTGCATTGTGGTTGCAAAGAGCCAGGTCTGATCACAGAGCCCTCAGCCCTCTCCAGTACAACAGATGCTCCCCTAATATTTTCATCTTCATTTTAAAGAGCTAGCTTGGAtaaaattggaatgaaaaatgTTGCAAATTTAGGATCTGAAAATGAACTAGGCTCTGGGAGCATAAGCACATTATgagcatttttgtgtgtggtgtggtAGTGGTGGACACACTATAAACATGATAAGTGCAGAATACACCAAaggaagtgagctatagctcacgaaagcttatgctcaaataaatttgttagtctctaaggtgccacaagtcctccttttctttttgtggatacagactatcacggctgctactctgaaacctgtcataagcaGATAAAGTCTGCAGTTGTAACATGGTGTCAGTGAAGCCTGATACTTCCTGAAAGTCAGTTTGAATTATGGTAACAAACAGgtctttcttttttatatatgGTTGTGTACATCACCTTCACTAATAAGTATTGTATGCTGAAGCACTGCAGGAGGTATAAGCATAAAAAAGTCAAATAAATGAACAAGATCAACTGGAACTTTT from Lepidochelys kempii isolate rLepKem1 chromosome 3, rLepKem1.hap2, whole genome shotgun sequence encodes the following:
- the ID2 gene encoding DNA-binding protein inhibitor ID-2 is translated as MKAFSPVRSVRKNSLSEHTLGISRSKTPVDDPMSLLYNMNDCYSKLKELVPSIPQNKKVSKMEILQHVIDYILDLQIALDSHPSIVSLHHQRPGPNPSSRTPLTTLNTDISILSLQTSEFPSELMSNDSKALCG